A region of the Pseudorasbora parva isolate DD20220531a chromosome 18, ASM2467924v1, whole genome shotgun sequence genome:
TTTACcaaaacatttttccaaaatttACTTATGTCTGTGTCCAGGGAAATATGTCTAATCATTTGAGAAGAAATGTACATCAGAGAACAAATAAGCAtaattattcaaaacaaatattatttttcaaaatcaatatGGACAATAAAATATGGTGGGGTGCATATTGTTTAAAACTAATCTAACAAAGCCAATTCTCAAAATTTGCCATGACTTTAAAACATCTCACCAGATCTTTTGCCTCCTGCTGTCTCTGAATCCAGCGTTCCTTCTTCCTCTGCTTCCTTCTTAGGCTTTTCAGGCGGTTTTTCTCTCTCTTGGAAAGCTTTGGCTCCATACTGGGTAAGATGTTTCTGGATGGCTCCTCCATCAGTCTGACGTCCTCTGGATCCACTGCTCTGTCCAGAGAAGTTCTGCTCTGGGAAGCAGAACCCACATGCCGTTCTTCTAAACTCTCCCGATAATCATACAGCTGTAGTGGCAATTGAGAAGATAAAGGAACAGCTGTGCCTCTCTCAACATTCTCAAGAATCTGTGGTTCTTCACTTGACTCAACCTCAAGTTCAGTTTCAGCAGAGACTACATGAGATACAGGACAGGAGAAGTTTAGGGTTGAGGAAGGAGAGGGAGCTAAGTTCATTGTCTGAGGGAGAGACTCCATTTCATTCTTCCTCTGTCCAGTATGTTCTCTAGTCCTTCCTAGTCTTTTCAAAAGAACTGGAGATTTTAGATCCTGATCAACACGACTTTTACTGAGATGTACAGTTGTATCATGTCCACAGGTGCATTTGGAGATATTGACAAAATTAAAGCCTCCTAAGCGAGCTCCACAATACTGGCAGTTTAACTTCCCGACAGTCCAATTGACCTGTGAAAGGGTACATTTTATCAGAATAGATCATTCCTTTTCAAGGTGATTCTCAATAGCCCAAATCGCATacattaaaaacagtaaaaatgcAAACTCTGTACCTGATCAACACTTGACAATATCCAATCTGGCAAAGATTCAACTTTCAAATGCCACACATTGCATGTGGCTGCAGCCTCTCTTGATGTGACCACctgtaacaacaatatatatCAGTGTCACTGAATATACAGCGAGATCATACAAaatacatgttattttttatttagtattgttctgaataagatattttacataaaaacatgTAACATATACATCTATACTAGACCAAAAAAATAGCTGAatttataaacaaaaaaagacccTGTTCAAAAGTATATGAACCCTTGATTGTTAATACTACAAGTTCATTACCTGAATGAtccacaacttttttttttgtttgtttagtgaTAGTTGTTCTTGAGTcctttgtttgtcct
Encoded here:
- the rnf180b gene encoding E3 ubiquitin-protein ligase RNF180 isoform X1, with amino-acid sequence MATSFVVRHVFNEEMDTSWSLEDSTNLRCRKCRRCLIDSTSLKVVTSREAAATCNVWHLKVESLPDWILSSVDQVNWTVGKLNCQYCGARLGGFNFVNISKCTCGHDTTVHLSKSRVDQDLKSPVLLKRLGRTREHTGQRKNEMESLPQTMNLAPSPSSTLNFSCPVSHVVSAETELEVESSEEPQILENVERGTAVPLSSQLPLQLYDYRESLEERHVGSASQSRTSLDRAVDPEDVRLMEEPSRNILPSMEPKLSKREKNRLKSLRRKQRKKERWIQRQQEAKDLAMKWDLTGSDDEEREGYTCAVCLDVYYSPYKCHPCSHVFCEPCLRTLAKNRPSNTPCPLCRTLISHVLFQEELNQTTKTCFPKVYQSRHETFQKTNYSKWPLPNCPKRFRIFWGFQRHGGPASRWQFPHRAFGLDALDLGDMWGWPFDIDFVIISIYSLHWMMAFIIFCGLCYFLLI
- the rnf180b gene encoding E3 ubiquitin-protein ligase RNF180 isoform X2; the protein is MATSFVNEEMDTSWSLEDSTNLRCRKCRRCLIDSTSLKVVTSREAAATCNVWHLKVESLPDWILSSVDQVNWTVGKLNCQYCGARLGGFNFVNISKCTCGHDTTVHLSKSRVDQDLKSPVLLKRLGRTREHTGQRKNEMESLPQTMNLAPSPSSTLNFSCPVSHVVSAETELEVESSEEPQILENVERGTAVPLSSQLPLQLYDYRESLEERHVGSASQSRTSLDRAVDPEDVRLMEEPSRNILPSMEPKLSKREKNRLKSLRRKQRKKERWIQRQQEAKDLAMKWDLTGSDDEEREGYTCAVCLDVYYSPYKCHPCSHVFCEPCLRTLAKNRPSNTPCPLCRTLISHVLFQEELNQTTKTCFPKVYQSRHETFQKTNYSKWPLPNCPKRFRIFWGFQRHGGPASRWQFPHRAFGLDALDLGDMWGWPFDIDFVIISIYSLHWMMAFIIFCGLCYFLLI
- the rnf180b gene encoding E3 ubiquitin-protein ligase RNF180 isoform X3 is translated as MIANEEMDTSWSLEDSTNLRCRKCRRCLIDSTSLKVVTSREAAATCNVWHLKVESLPDWILSSVDQVNWTVGKLNCQYCGARLGGFNFVNISKCTCGHDTTVHLSKSRVDQDLKSPVLLKRLGRTREHTGQRKNEMESLPQTMNLAPSPSSTLNFSCPVSHVVSAETELEVESSEEPQILENVERGTAVPLSSQLPLQLYDYRESLEERHVGSASQSRTSLDRAVDPEDVRLMEEPSRNILPSMEPKLSKREKNRLKSLRRKQRKKERWIQRQQEAKDLAMKWDLTGSDDEEREGYTCAVCLDVYYSPYKCHPCSHVFCEPCLRTLAKNRPSNTPCPLCRTLISHVLFQEELNQTTKTCFPKVYQSRHETFQKTNYSKWPLPNCPKRFRIFWGFQRHGGPASRWQFPHRAFGLDALDLGDMWGWPFDIDFVIISIYSLHWMMAFIIFCGLCYFLLI